CAGCTGGTTTCTGAACTGCAAGGTAATGAAGCACCTAGAACATtagaaaaatcaatatattgGTGATCAAAACTACTTCCCAAAGATAAGGTTAACTATGAAGGATGAGCACCTATACGGAATAATTCACAAGAAGGGAGCATCATTGTAAGGAGAGGACTCAAGTAGTTTTGCAGGAATTTTCAGTGATTACAGTCTCAACAGGTTAGAATGAAACTagaaataattatgttttaGGAACACTTTAGTTTCCTAACACATACATGCAGataaaaatctggtttatttACTAATAATTCAAAGAAGGACCTAAGTAATACAGCTTGTGAAGTTACATTCCACACACTATTTTAGATACTTCAAACACATTGTTATGCAGCAGCAAGAATTTCTGATTAACCTCGAGCCATGCACAAAAAGTTTAGTAACTCCAAGAACACAGTGCAATGACTTGTTGATGTTTAAATCTtgcagaaggaggaagaagaaagggctGCTGTAAGCATTACACAGATCAGACGATCACTCGCCACAGTGCTTTTTACCTTCTCTGCCTCTCTAGTGTCATCAAACAGTCTCTTCTGCCTCCGAGCTGGGACCGGTTTTGCTGTCTCCCAGGCCTCTACCCACATGTTGCTAGGAATCTTCATTCGGGCACTCAGCTCACCCTTAATGACTATGTTCCCCTTCTCATCAACCACTTCTGCTTCGATGTAATCCCGAGGGGAGTACCACCTCACAAAATCCTCCAGACAACAGCCAGGATTAGCTGCctggaatgaaaaggaaataaaatctgtgcCTGAAAAATCCTATAAAAACATGATAACCTGGGTAGGAAGGCAGAGAACAGGCTAGGAACCAAAACTCGGGGAATTCTGTCCACAGTCACCAAACTGCACACTATGAAAGAGAGCTGGCAGAATGAAAGAACAAAGTATAAACCCAGACAGTGGCAAGgggtaaaaaaccccacaccatcaacaaatacaaagaaagctttttcttgcCGCCCCAAATCAATACATTTAACAGTTATTTCAGGCAAGCTCAAAATTACACTGTTAACCAAAGCTGCTGTCTGGTACGTGATACATGCATTAAGTGTGAACTTTaactaattttttaatgtataagcTTAGACCAGTACAGACTTAGATGAAAAACAGCCTAAGCCCAAAAGAATCACTGGGCTGCATAAATAACACTTTCAGCAACAACTTTCCATCTTTTAACACTCCAGtaacaaaattaatcttttcttcttccttcaaaaaggaacttgaaaaataaaatctcccccaaacaaaaacaattccATTTTTCATAGATGCAATGTcaacacaaataaatacatcCATAGGTCTCGAACATAAAAGGAAATCTGGTTTTCTATTCAATGTATCTTATCAAGAGTGCACTTCTGCTTCCGATTATAGTTCTATATTATTGAGTTTTTAGATCACTTGCACCATAGAAATAAACCCACTACGTTTATTTAGTATGACAGGAGTTGCAGCTAATAAACTGATATTGATATAAATACTCTTACTCTACAGTACATATATGTACCCTTTTATGGATACATTGCCATTATTATggcaataattaaaaaaaaaaaaaagaaactatttcacAACAGAATCACCAATCTTTTTAGAGTTCTGAGATCCTTTGATGACAGTTGTGTATGTGCTCTtagctccctctgcagagctcagaaGAGACATGGAACAAATTACTCAAAACCACAGCTAGTCCAATCCCAATTTGATGAACGGCTGTACAAAGAGAGACTTTTAAGTAGTGGTAACTTACCCTCCTGCTAAAGAACAAAACATCATTAACTTTACGTAAAAAATTATGTCCACCTCCCCAAAGTCCAAATACAAAATTGTGAACATGTTAATcgattctttttttcttttacaccaCCTTCATATTCTATCCATTTGAAGTCTGATTAAaggtgcattttaaaaagttagaCACAGTGAAAAGTACAGGTAAGAGACACTAAATGAAACCTACAAGTGGTGGGAGTAAGAGACATGTAATTTTGATTCAGGACTTTGATGCTCAGTTGTCTCCTGACATCATTTTGCATGGGCTGGTCTGCATTTTAATTCCCAATTTATGAACTGTatgttttgtggggtttttttccctttccacaaTCACTGTGCAAATTTACTGGAACGTTACAGCCTAACAGGctagataaaatatttcaaaatctatGAGTAAGAGCTTTACCAATAGGTCTTTATTTTCAACTTCAAActattttgaaactgttttgtggagaagaaaaaaaacacctgtcaaaaaacttcaaaatttttaaacacaagCAAGAGAGAGAGTTTAAGAAAGCAGCCTCACAGAATTCTTCAAGGAGTACTACCTTAAAAGACTCCATATCTGACAGCAAGCAGGCGCTCTGCATGCGTGCCCGAAGATGAGCACCTTCTGCTGATGTCCCGAGTTTTGCCAGTACCTCAGACTGTTCTTCCAGCAAATCTTCAGTCATGGGCGCTGGTTCCTGTAAcgtggaaaaaaaccaagctgaCAAATAGCCTCTCCAAGACTTAGCCCTGATTAAAGAAGGAGTGGAAAGCTCCCTGTCACCAAAAGTTCATTCTACTTTATTTTGTACTCCAACGGAATAATCGTAACTCTTTACTGCTTAAACTGTTTACCATAAAGCTATGCATCTGAAGAAGACACTAACAACAAGaaactacagagaaaacagCCTGAGACTGAAGTAACAATATAAGGACATATTGTTAAAATGCCAAAATCCAGATAAAGTCCAGGAAGTGTTTGACTGATACTATTTTGTTGTGATGGTTGAAAATCTACCTAAAGCAATGCAGAATTTTTGCCATTGATACTGTCAGCGCATAATTAATTGACAACATTTGCCTGACTACACTCTGCTAATACCTTTTACTCACGCAAAgcaatattcattaaaaataacttctctgtagtaaataaaaaatactgtactCCTCATGCACGGCTGATTTCAAACTACTTCCTCCAACACCACCAATTCTTATTTCCTCCCTAGTCACTCTGCAAGGCAGTCTGTGTCAGGTAACATTTCCAGTAGTTTGATGATACCGAAAACTGGTGACTTTTGATGCAAGttgaaaaatctttctcttagaagaaggaaaaaacaaagcaacaaaaaaacagcaaaactgatCCAGTACTCTGATCAGTCAGCTAGGAATTGTCCTGGTAGAAGAACCACAGCAGTTCCTactttacagaaaagaagagtTAGGAGGGGATGGAAGGTGCCTTAAGAGCTGGCAATAAAAAGAATCCCGGATTTAAGGTATGCAAGACAGCTtaattcttgtttaaaaaaaccttggTTTAAGTGAAATTTGGTAAGGAGACCCATTCTCAAGTAAAACAAGGAGCACGTGAGATTTTGGTTTAACAGCCTCCTCaagatttaaaaatggaaaacaaggtCCTGGGCCAAAACCACTTAATTTTAACAACAGACTATAACCTGCAAACTATATAAAGTTTCACAATCCTAGGTGTAAAGCCATATTGCGTGAGAGTCATATTGCGCATCTGGCTCAACCCTTGCTACCTAACCTGTGTTATTGGAATGTAGAGGGGCTCTCCTGGATGCAGCAGCATCAGCTTTCCATGTGGATGCAGACGACCTTCTGGTTTTAAGTTTACAGACTCTTTGTTCCCTTCTTTTGGtcctcccttctttccattttcctgtcCATTTCCTTTAAGATCTTCTGTGTCActtaaacattcaaaaaatTCCTCTTCACTGTCACTCCAAGACTCCCAAGACTTGCcaacttctttttccttatcaGGGTTATCTCCAGAGTGGTCTCCTCCTTTTCCAGTATCACCAGAAGCACCCCCAGGTGAACGATCAGACACgctccccctcttcccctcatctcttgctttctttctttcaatgCAACAATTTAACATCTAacaagttaaaggaaaaaaataattgtttagcAATTACTTCTCTTATGGAAACAATGTCACAGAAAAACTTGGAGTCACCAAAAATTTCTTACATAAATCTACAAGATAATAATTCCATCAAATTTGTTGCTATAACAAAGATCTTCCCAAGAAATGAAGTCCACACCCAAAATTACAAGAACAACTACATCTACAACAACATATTTAGCTAGTAACCGCTATAATTTTGACAGTTTCcttagaggaaaaataatttttaaatttgggATATTTACCTGAAGTTTCTGATGCAGCAAACAACATCTCAGATCAGGAGGGCCGTTAGCTAATCTAACAAAAGGTAGAAGTGTAACCATTATCAATTATGAAATTGAATCTTTCACACACAAGTGCTCTTAAATcacatgaaatgcaaaagaggGGCAAATACCCACACTGAACCCAATCCCACCGTTACAACTACACGGCTCTTCTACGGTCTCAGAAGACAAGCTCATGACTGAACAAGCCCAGAAGTTAAACTACATTTATTTCCTAGAGGTCATTTCTGAGAAAGATCATTGGCACCAGAAAGAGACGGGGACACCCTGCATTTCCTGGGCAGCTTTCCATTTGGGAGTTAAAAGGGTAactgttttcaaacagaaagtAAGCACCTTTGACTTTACTTTCAAAATTGCAATGATAGAGTCAACTTCCATTTTATGTTAGTGTAACCATTTGAAAGGACAAACCAGTGAATAAATGGCCAGTccatgccatttaaaaaaaataaaaaaggggagGATGGGGGCGGTGGGGTAGGACAACATATATTCTTGCTCCACATTGATATCTCATCCTGACAGAATCCTTCATTTGCTCTGCAACAAACTCTGCTGCAGCGGACGTAACCTGGAAGGGCTGGACTACTTGATACAGCATGAGCTGCCTGAAAGGCTATTACACCAGCAGGAACTTGGAACAGCTCCCTTAGTAAAGTGGCAAAACTACACCACAAGGCACAGCTGTTTCTCCCTATATCAGCTCCTTCATTTTTATCTAACAATAAACTAGAAGCCAAGCTTTTGGATaagctccctgccctcccccttCATTCACACAATGGAGTGCTCTTCAACTTGAGCTTCCCAAAGCATCCTGAAGTTTTCCAAGGAAGACACAGATGCTTTTCCCTACTCCCTATCCTTTCTTGCTTTAAGGAAGTAGGGCAATAAAAACAGAACATagcatttgaaatttaaaaaaacccaaatagtATGTTTCAAAGTCATAGTGAACTCACTCTGTTCCtgaaacaaagaacattttctatgacgaagcaacaaaacaaaacaaaaaaattaccctGGAATAAGGTAGTTGTTCTCCCATCTGTAGCGCATTTCTAACACAAATTCTTGCCAAAGATGTGCCACTCCTTTTACTCCTCCATGGTAGAAGTTTATCATACAAAGGCATAAAGCTAGTTTGTACGTCAGACTATCAGAAGGAGCAGATTTAAACTGACCGAAGAGATTCTACgtaagaaataaatgaaagcaagaaatacagaaaaaatggcattttttccaaaatgataTGATCTCTTTCACGTTTGTCAATATAAAAGGGGCTAATTATGTGGATAACTGactagctgaaaagggtcacatagacatagtccagctggctggacaaaaatgcacatcgctctcagcttatctgaagtaaagcaaaatacactgtctttggctgtccttgttacacaataacaggaagattttggtgggaaaagaatgttgcaggtgggaacagataactacagaagagaaactaggagcggacttggtatttaggcaactaaccaataatgagcttaacttttgtaatatgtatgagctaattataagaaggctTAAAAGGTGACCataagagacaataaacgaagtctgctgatcactcatattgagtgactgtgtcttccctccgtcgcaacaTAATTAAGTATAAGCTACCAAAAATGACaatctttggaagaaaaaaaaaagaaaaagaagaaattagaagggggaagaaaaaaaaaagcagcactatTTTTACCTAGAGATTCCACAAAGGTAAATTCCCCTTTCCAAAAATTGTCTATTACAAGACACAGTGCAAACACAGCAAAGTCTGTATGAACACACActcaaaattgctttttatctCTCGGGAGTGCCAGTCAGTAAAACTTACATATTCTTCAGTCTCTGGAGGAGGATTGTTTCCTGCTGTAGGGCTAGTTCTGCTTTCAAATCCATCTGCAAGTTTGTCAGCAGCATCAGGAAATAAGAacttgaagaaacaaaaacaaaaagaagttcCAAACTTCCATCAGtatgttttttcctgatttttcccagcttctccGTAAAACTACTGCTGGCTACATCCCAGCAATCCCTGTAATTAAAACTGTTAGCAGAGTTCATTTTCAGTCCACTTATATTGCACAGACTTGTAATGACTTTGGCTGTTTCAAGAAGCTGATCAATGCAATTCAAACGATGGAGCTAACATCAGACACTTTTCTTTATACTTCTGATACAAACTCTAAACCAAACACATCAGTGGAACCATGAAATCTATGTTCTATATGAATTCAGTGTGCACAGGCAGCTCACTTACCAGGAGAATAGTGTTCAGAACTTCATTGTTTAAAGGTGATTCATCCACACCTCTGTGCTTGcgaatttttttctttgcactgtGAACCATATTTGTGACTGATAATTTATGGATTGGGACTGGTGCTGGCTCTGTGAGCTTTGACAAAGCATGGCTAATATCAGCAACgtctataaaataaaataaaaacaattagaacaaaacaaaaacaaatacaagaTCATCCCTCTTTAAAAGCTCACCTGTCAACATACAGTCTGTTTATCTTGTATTGATTTTTAACACCCTGTTAACCAGAGCTACACCCCTGTGCTGTCAGGTTCCATACCTGATATTCACTGCTCTTAGCCACAAAGATAAGCAGCAGAATGAGGTCACAAAGGAGTCACAGGGTCCTTGACTTAATTTACTGAATGCAGTCTGGACTGAGTTGGCTGTAGGTAGTGCCTGCCACCTACTGTAGTAGTAATGCACACTTGCAGACAGTTactggcagagaaaataaaccagtatTAATCACTACATATACAACCTTACATTGTGTAAGCACTATTCTGTTTTAGAGCCCTCGGGTAAACTCCTCAAatcaaaaaatttttttccagagttgcTGCtggtaaatttaaaatgaataaatactgTTAAAGAGACGGCAAATTCAAGTAAATAACTACCAGCAGCCTGAAAAACCTCACCTTGGCAAACATTTCAGGAACATTAGAGATAAGGAGGGTTAAAGAGACTGCATGTCAAGCACTAGGAATAACACCCGTCCTACTCAGTCTAACACCTTTTTAAGCTGACTAGCGAGCTCCATCAAAACTACGACCAAGTATtaccaaagaaaatacatccaTACAGGCCATATTTGGAGGGAAGAGGTGACaagaggcaggaaggaagggaatGTTCACCGTatacagcaagaaaagcaaaagagacaTCAAAAAGATGACAGTATCTATACTGCTGGGACAAAGTCTGACCCATTGGTCAGATaattctggtttgtttgggttttttgttttttccttaaaataccTTAAAACAGAGAGGATAACAGCAAAGTCTTTCAAACTTAAGTTTAAACTTTCAAACTTCCAGTTTAAAGACTCTTTAAACTGGATGTTGAAACATAGAATACATAGTacttaaaaaaggagaaaagagcagagaaaaaatacataaaacaataTGTACAAATCTGACGTGTGCTCAAAACCAACTCTTGCACACACTAGGAAAATTTCAAACTCTTGTATTCCAGtgggaaaaaaccaccaactGTAACAGAGGCAACTGTCCTGTGGGACTTTGGGAGGTAAGCTGGCCTAGAATTCATGAGAAATTGTACTATATAGCACTGACCAGAAAATTTGTAGGAGCAGTACAGAAAATGCCTAACAGTTAGAAGTATAAATACTGATCGATCTGAAGTCAGGAAGAGGGGATAGGGAAAGTAAAATAACATGAAACCATTTAAAAGAATTCACACAAATTAACAAGATTttagttttaccttttccttcctcttcaaaTGCAGACCTTCCAAGTATCTCATCAGTTGACTCCTTCCGACGGCAAAGCTTGAAGAATTCAGTAAGAAAGTCACCTGTAcaagaaaagaagtttctgaACAGCTACTCAGTTAAAAATCTCACTGAACAACAAGCTAACTCTCAAAATTATGCCTGAGGGAcaataaattttatcttttaatctgaaagaacatgataattttttctgaagcacaaaTATCTTTAAACCACACAATTAAAGCTTAGAGAAATGCACACTTAAGACAGCTATCAGCCACCTCTCCAAAGCACAGTTCTGC
The DNA window shown above is from Falco naumanni isolate bFalNau1 chromosome 8, bFalNau1.pat, whole genome shotgun sequence and carries:
- the RAB3GAP1 gene encoding rab3 GTPase-activating protein catalytic subunit isoform X5, with the protein product MQDLLCMNNDFPPRAHCLVRWYGLREFVVIAPTANNDGVLSESKCNLLLSSISIALGNTGCQVPLFVQIHQKWRRMYVGECQGPGVRTDFEMVHLRKVPNQYTHLSGLLDIFKSKIGCPLTPLPPVSMAIRLTYVLQDWQQYFWPQQPPDIDALVGGEVGGLEFGKLPFGACEDPISELHLATTWPHLTEGIIVDNDVYSDLDPIQAPQWSVRVGKADNPQCLLGDFLTEFFKLCRRKESTDEILGRSAFEEEGKDVADISHALSKLTEPAPVPIHKLSVTNMVHSAKKKIRKHRGVDESPLNNEVLNTILLFLFPDAADKLADGFESRTSPTAGNNPPPETEEYNLFGQFKSAPSDSLTYKLALCLCMINFYHGGVKGVAHLWQEFVLEMRYRWENNYLIPGLANGPPDLRCCLLHQKLQMLNCCIERKKARDEGKRGSVSDRSPGGASGDTGKGGDHSGDNPDKEKEVGKSWESWSDSEEEFFECLSDTEDLKGNGQENGKKGGPKEGNKESVNLKPEGRLHPHGKLMLLHPGEPLYIPITQEPAPMTEDLLEEQSEVLAKLGTSAEGAHLRARMQSACLLSDMESFKAANPGCCLEDFVRWYSPRDYIEAEVVDEKGNIVIKGELSARMKIPSNMWVEAWETAKPVPARRQKRLFDDTREAEKVLHYLAVQKPADLARHLLPCIIHAAVLKVKEEEALEDISSVKKIIKQIISHSSKVLRFPGPEDKKLEEIIAQIMSVEAIIARARSLKAKFGVEKCENEEEKDDLQRFVNCLLEQPEVSVIGAGRGPAGSIIHKLFVNAQRLTESSDEVAAVPPLDEELRRSGSSEERRLNTGVVSDFPPPTGREVILRTTVPRPAPYSKPLPQRMYSVLTKADFRLAGAFTADTTFF
- the RAB3GAP1 gene encoding rab3 GTPase-activating protein catalytic subunit isoform X6 — its product is MAADSEPESEVFEITDFTTASEWERFISKIEEVLNDWKLIGISSGKALEKGVYTTGAWEEKSDEISFADFKFSITHHYLVQEPSDKDGKEELVEDALPLPMQDLLCMNNDFPPRAHCLVRWYGLREFVVIAPTANNDGVLSESKCNLLLSSISIALGNTGCQVPLFVQIHQKWRRMYVGECQGPGVRTDFEMVHLRKVPNQYTHLSGLLDIFKSKIGCPLTPLPPVSMAIRLTYVLQDWQQYFWPQQPPDIDALVGGEVGGLEFGKLPFGACEDPISELHLATTWPHLTEGIIVDNDVYSDLDPIQAPQWSVRVGKADNPQCLLGDFLTEFFKLCRRKESTDEILGRSAFEEEGKDVADISHALSKLTEPAPVPIHKLSVTNMVHSAKKKIRKHRGVDESPLNNEVLNTILLFLFPDAADKLADGFESRTSPTAGNNPPPETEEYNLFGQFKSAPSDSLTYKLALCLCMINFYHGGVKGVAHLWQEFVLEMRYRWENNYLIPGLANGPPDLRCCLLHQKLQMLNCCIERKKARDEGKRGSVSDRSPGGASGDTGKGGDHSGDNPDKEKEVGKSWESWSDSEEEFFECLSDTEDLKGNGQENGKKGGPKEGNKESVNLKPEGRLHPHGKLMLLHPGEPLYIPITQEPAPMTEDLLEEQSEVLAKLGTSAEGAHLRARMQSACLLSDMESFKAANPGCCLEDFVRWYSPRDYIEAEVVDEKGNIVIKGELSARMKIPSNMWVEAWETAKPVPARRQKRLFDDTREAEKVLHYLAVQKPADLARHLLPCIIHAAVLKKH